Genomic window (Daucus carota subsp. sativus chromosome 5, DH1 v3.0, whole genome shotgun sequence):
TTCCATTCATGAAATGTACTGCTGATAAAGTTTGCATTCTCTTCCAACGCCATATCTTCTAAAATACTGCTATTGTACATAGGTGTAGCATCAACAGCTAATACAAATTACAAGGAAACAAAATACATTACTGCAAGGCATTATAAGAAATACTCAAAAGCTTACAGAAGTTGCTAAAAATACAGTAATGGTTACCTTGGTTCGATGCACGGATATTATTGCGTTGCATGTTAAGCTTAGAAACGTTAAAGAGAGATGTTACGGTGGGAATCAGCCTTATTGAAGTCAATGGAGTTTCACCAAAGTTTTCAGCTACAAATCCcaagatattaatatttatacagAATTCTAGCCAGAGAAATTGACAGGTAGGATGAATTAAAagaatacaataaaaaaaatataatgttccTGTATAATGCTAACCTGGATACAGAACAAGTACAGGTTTTCGAGCCTCGTTCTGAAAGGCAGACATTTCAACTTTTTGAAATAGTGAAGAAcgcttcaaatattttttaatcagaCAAAGATATAGGCACCTTTTGGCATGGTATCGATAATTCAAATAGTCTTTCTCATGGAAACATTCCTACAGAAGAATAAATAATCAGATAAAGACTAAACCAAGCgaataaaattcacaaaatcttcctaaaaatataacatcactttaaaaaacttgcaaagtTAATTATACACAAAACCGATACCTTGTGGTTAGtttctactccctctgtttttttttatatgtcacttttgacttggCCACGTATCTTTAGGTGGATTGACCGgatgataaaaattattatttttatttgattttttttgtgaaataaaattttgattacatatttttattcagaaaaagaaaattcaaaaattaaaaattttaactatccggtcaaagcacttaaaagtgtgtgccaaaaagtcaaacgtcatatattaaaaaacagcgggagtaatttgtttttattttaattttttttttggggcaGGGATGGGGGTCAAGTTGATCATTAACAAATGCTGTTTCTTGCAATATTGAGTGTAGGTCTACAAAAAGCTTTGTCATCATGGCACCTGAAATAAACCAAAAACTTAAGAATTAAGGGCACTCTTTACCTTGTCGATGTCCCAAATTGACTCGAATTCGACTAACCTATCTACAATTCTAAAAAATCCCAACTCATACACATTTGACATAATTTTTTCTAGTTTCCCAACTACTTAATGGTAGCAAGCACACAAAAAGCACAGTCCTCTTGAGGATCACACACAAAATGGATCCATACATCTATGTATGCTCCTGTATTGACCTTGCCCAGTCTTCTGGTGTCGAGGACTTCAAAATTTAGAGTTTTATAACCTCCTCTAGTTACTCTCATTCTTCCTAAATTCCTAACCCTCTGAAGACCATATCTTTTCAATTTTTACAACCCAAATCAAAATTGTAACTTTGCGGCACTCAAAAAAAAGTATTAATAACCGTCAGCAACCCCTTCAGTCACCAAGCAGCCCTAGATGCTTGCACAGTGCAAGCGCAcacgtacatacatatatgtacaGAATCATACAGAACAGCACTTAGCTCAAAAATTCTTTTGCACAGAAGCTGCCAGTCAACAGCATCCAAAATAGAATAACTTgtctaagatattttatttaatgcCATATGTAGAGATTTAGTCACAATCACGGGAGAGACGAGATTCAAAAGCAGGTTATAGCAATCAGAATATTTATTTCCCATAGAAAAACTGCACACCCTtcacattttatttattatctctatttttctcttttaatcAACAGAATTATGATTAAGTAATTTGAAAAAAGCTTAACAAAAGACTTGTAAATTCCTGACCGACATTCTAAAAAcaaattcttatatatttttaaatttcataaaCAATTACAGACAGACTGTTAGCCATTCAGTTCCGAAGGGGGGATATTAAGGATTGTTTTCATCGAATGCATATATATAAACCAATACACCTAAAGGAACGAAATGAATACCTTAGGCAATTGAACGAAAACATCAACATTCACATCAGGTCTCGCAATACATTTGTACGAATAACTGCCAGTAATTTCAATCGATTTCGGCTTCTTAAACTTGAAATTCACTTTATCAGCACGAATGTCTTTAACAAAACCTGGTGCCAGGTCAGCAgtaacctacaaaacaaattgAATCCAAATTCAATTCAAACAATATATGTGTGACTAACTCTTTAAGAAATTCTAGGTTGACAAGAGAAGGACCTGAATATCATCGGGGATTTTATCAATGACTTGTCGAATGGATGAAACGACGTCGTCGACGTGCTTAGTAGTGGCCGGAGAGTAGTTTAACTTAACCTCCTTTAAGAGCTCTTGAACTTTTAGGTTCATGGAGTCTGTGAAAGCTTCTCTAGCCATGCTGTGATGATTCAGAAGAAGCAGAGAGAAGATTTATTAGGGCACAAAAGCAAAAAACTCTGAGTTTGTTTATGCGAGTCTGAGTGGCGGGAGGCAGCAAATTAGAAGAGAGTAGCGGCCAGCGAATATAAGCCGACCGAAGACTGAGGAGGTTAGCCTGTATGTTTGTTATTTGGGCTTATGGGCTTGGCGCAAGTGCAAATAGTAATTTCCATATTCTGGGGGTGTTTGGTCGGGTTAATGGGGCGGGTAAACAGGAATGAGAAGCTCAATCCCTAATAGCTGTTTGGTTTAAAGTTTTAATAAACGGGAATAGGAACATGTACACCACCAGCCGGTTTATACAAACCTTACATGGACCCCGCACTACGTCATATTTGGCCTATTGCAAGCCTCAGACGATTAATATTGCATAAAGTGTTGCTATAGActaaaaattttcaaatctatTGTAACAGTTTATGATGTGTtgcaacaaacaaaaaaaatgttgcACCGATTATACATCTTTTTAACAAATTACAAAACCATAGGCAATTGCAATACTTTAAGAAAAAGGTTGCAAGAGAGTGTACACTTTGGTCAACTTGACCGAATTAATCAAGCGGGGGTTTTGATTTTTCACTGAGCGGGTGGTTTTTAGTACCAAATTGTTTCTAACAGCAAAACTCCCTCATTTCTTTCATTTCATCATTTCAATCGTCTCTCTCCCAAGTATCTCTATTatttctccatctctctctcatATCTCTTGTTTCGTTTATCTATCTCAAGCATCCTGTATCGAACCCACTGCACTCCACTCCATTGCTCACACTCCCTTCCATTGGTTACTATCTACTTCACTTGATTGAATTACTCTGGTTAGGGATCTCTGTATCTTTCTGAAATTGGAGTGAGTTTATCTTTAGAATCTTTGTATTATTCAAGTTAGGGATTCAATTTTTTGTTAGCCAAATGAAACTGGTTTCGTTGATATAGGAGAGGCAGATGCCAACAACAGTGAAAGCTCCACAGATTCAATCCTGGTACTATTGCTCTTTGTGTGATTCCTAAATTCCAGAAGACTTGGAACCTTCTCATTCCTGCCATTCTGTTTATCCGCACATTAAATTAGCTCtactttttgtttaaatttctgtttattTCTGTATTTGATTTGGTATTCGGATATAATTGTTAGTAGTATTTGACTATGAAAGTGTGAATGGATAgtaattaaagtttaaatgatGTGGTAAATCTTTCTGtttactattttatatatttaatgctTTGTGTGCGTAGTATTGGATTCATGTGGAAAGGTTTGGATCTTATTATATTAGGTTTGTGTGGCAATGTGGTAAGGATTTTAGCAGAAGTATGGTTAAGTTGCTCAGTGCCACTTTGTCATGGTTGTTTACTGTAGTTAGCGAGCTAGAGGTCGGCCAATCTACATATCTTTTGCAAAACCAAGTGGTTATTATAGGAGCTAATGTAGACCATCAGCATCAGGAAAGAACTGCAATCGATATTAACTTGGTCTGGTTACTACTTCATCTGTTAATAAGAGATCTGGTATGCCTTTTAGTCCCATTCCTGAAAAATTAACATATGTATTGCTGTTTTAGTAACAATGGTACTGCCTCTTATGATtttagtattataaaaaaattattggcCACTATTTATCTGAAATTAGTTAAGACTTTGATGTAGATGAATTCACTGACCACAAgtcttttctttatttatttgcaGAGGTAATCAGCTGCCGCTTACTTTCTTTCTACTATATATGTAGATTTTTTCTACATGGCCTAATCGGATAAGATGGCAGTGATCATCAACATATCATTTGTTTAgtcatttcaaatttataatttgcaTAGTTTTGAGAAATTCATGAGAAGATTTCTGCAACAGAATTTGTCTGCTACAGATATGTGATTATGTAGGTATTAACTACGCCTCTGAAACAGAGTTTTATATGCTATAATCAAATAGAAAGTAgcttaaaatttgttattatatacTATAATCAAATATAGTCAAAAAGtgtttatcattttaaaatgcatgttaaaaatacaaaatatgaaAACTCAGTAATATACTAATTTGGGTTTCTATTGCACAGTATGTTGTGAAGAGAAAGGCTGTGGGCATCTGGGGATGCAAAGATTGTGGCAAATTCAAAGCATGCGGTGCTTATACCTTAAAGTAATGTTTCTATCTGATGCATTTTTTTCTGTATGTTTCTTTAAAAGTTCAGCATTAGGTATCAGGTTCTAATGCCTTATTTTTGTAATTGCCAGCACTGCTGTTGCAGTGACAGTTAGGAGCACTATCAGTTTTATATGTTGAGATATCTTGGTCTGGTGTTGGAATCCAGTTGAACATATGTGACCTGGAGCTTCCCGGTCGAttattgtgtataaaaatttagaattggGTCAAACACTCAAGGGATGAAATAAATCTCATCGTCATGGTGTTTAGAGGATAGGTCCGACTTCCTCCATGACACAGGtgtaaacaaaattattgtgGCTCATATGTGGTAAAAAATCATGATAATTAGCATAGATTTTGTTAGAGAGGTCTTTCTGTATCACTCGAATAGCTAGGTCATTTAATGAAAtagtttctttttaaaatatacaagaTCCTATGTATGCTTTCTTATACTCTACTGAGGTGACGATACTCGTTTTTTGTTTAGTAGTGAAACTTCAGTTGTTATCCTTTATATCATAATACTTGGGTAATTTGTGCATAGGGACATCAATATTTCTTGCAAGTGAGGGCAGCAGAGAGTAGTAGGACGCTAGTGCAGTAGCTTGTCTGGTTAAAACAGGTTTTACCTCTGTAAAATTTGGTCCTTCAGCTATCTTTTCATGTAATAATATGATGAATTAACTCTTGAAATACATATCAGGCTTCCGTCACAATAATACTTTTATATGGAATTGCAAACTGCCCTTGCTATCCTAGACGAGGACAACTGCTTAGAAGTGCACAGTTCAAGTCAGTGCCCTGAATATGCTCACAAAACGATAGCAGTTTGTCTTGGTATTACTGAAACTAGTGTTCGTGTCAAAGAATTTTTATCGACGTATAGGTAACAACACATTTCATCACTTGGCATACAAACAACATCAAATGTGGTTGAAGATGGTGTTTCTGCGGTAAAAAAACAGTGCAGAAAGCAAGAAGACACAAAAATGAAAATCTAGTCGTCCATGAACCAACAAGATTTGGTTGTgtattttgacttttgatgattgtatgatATATAAGTTTTTGTCTTTAAAGTTGATCTTGGTGGGATGTTTTGACTTGTTCTTTAGTATTTTAACTTTTACTAATTGATTGTGGGAATAGAAGGGTttgtaatacatataaaatgctGTCGAaaaaactaatacatatatatatatatatatatatatatatatatatatatattacaatagaCTTTAAAATGTTGTACCTAAATCTTGcaattcattaatataaaaatattaaactgaACATAAACTATTGTTGAAAAAAAAAtgctaattaaaaaaatcaaataagtgTTGCACAAAAGTGTTGCAAACCTATGAGACattgtaaaaaattaaataaagcgTTGCAACAAAATGTTACAATAGGCTATTGTAACATTTAAAAAGTGTTACTCAAAGGGCTAAAGATGTTGCAATATCAGGCTAATGCAAGACCTTTAGAAGTGTTGCAATACAAGTAAAAGTGTTACATTTGATGATCTATTGCAACGGCCGCAAACGCAAGCCctaatttttggtcaaatgttgcaaTAGACTCTATTGTAATACTTTTAGGCCTACGCAACATTTTTTGGGGCTTGCGATAGGCCAAATATGGCGCAGTGCCGGGTTACCAAAATCATCGCCGCTCCTCccttttatttttcaatctCGATTTCTCTCCCTCTTCCCCCGACTCTCTCGCCTCCGTCTATATTGCGTCTCTCTCGCTGGAATCTCACCCCCTCCATCTCTGTCGATCTCGCCTCTCTCTCGAACTCTTTCCCAATTGACTCGCTATCCATCGTCTCTTTATATCGCGTCTCTCAATGAATCTCTCCCCCTCCATATCTGTCGATCTCGCCTCTCTCTAGCTCCTTCCCAATCTCCCTCCCCACCTCTCTCAGTCATATAACTCGGTAATCAAGTCTCCTTTAAAGGTAACACTTTCCGTATAATTCTCACTATATGCATTGTGTATTTTTGCTCACAGTCATGTCAATTATACATCAAAAGGTTTTAATAGTAACATGTTTGATTTAATGCCCACTGAGCAGAATTCAAAGTTTTAATCTTTTTTCATTCAATTCGTATTGTACTGTGCAGATATGTACATTTCCCTCGGACACTGCTAAGCTAGGCTTAATTATACTACGATTCACAGAGAGTATCACCTAAAGAAATCCTTCACCTGCCCAACTTGAACAGTTAAGGTTAGACGTTAACCCATTTTATCTTATGTGGTGTATTTGTTGTCATATACTCTGTATTAAGGTTTTTATAGTGATGTATTGTCTGCATATGCATTTTGTAGTAATGGCTCATTTGGGAGTGACACGGAGAAGCAGAGTATTATTAAAGCTTCAAGTTAACATAATGATAATCAagttttttgttatatttgttcCTTGGTATTTGATGGGTATAACACTATTGAGTGAATCATATTTCCGTAAGAGGACGAGGGATAAAATGATTCATAGACTTGCTAATCTAAATAGCCTGATAAAAGATAGTGATATTGGATGTATAAATGAACTTCGTATGAATAGGTCCACATTTAATGTGCTTTGTGAGATGCTTAGGGATATCGGAGATTTAAGAGAAACTAAAAGGACGAGCTTAAACGAGACGATTGCAATATTTTTGTACATTTTAGCTCATCACAAgaagaatagaacaattgaaaattattttgtgAGGAGTGGGGAAACCATAAGTAGACAATTTAATCGTTGCCTTCTAGCTGTCTTGAAGTTACATGTCCATTTGCTCAAGAAACCTTCACCAATAACCGAAGGATGTAAAGATAGAAGGTGGAAATATTTTAAGGTAATATAATATCACTTTGGTtcattgattatttttaatattgatgTAAAATTATCTTGGAGCCTTAGATGGTACTTAtgtgaatttatataatattttgatgtagaATTGTCTTGGAGCCTTAGATGGTACTTATGTGAGTGTTCAAGTGCCTTCTAAAGATAGGGAAAGGTATCGTACTAGAAAGGGTCATCTTGCAATGAATGTTTTGGGTGTTTGTTCACCGGATATGCAGTTTATATATGTCTTACCTGGTTGGGAGGGTTCAACACATGATGGTTGTGTCCTTCGTGATGCTATATCTAGACCTCATGGTTTGAGAATTCCCCAAGGTATGCTAACTAAATTTGTAGCCGAAAGATGTTTTAAATTGCATACGTAatgaaaataactttttatgTTTATTGCTCTAAAAATGTAGGTTGTTACCATTTGGTTGATGCCGGTTATGCTAATAGTGATGGATTTCTCGCTCCATATAGAGGACAACGTTACCATCTTAATGAATGGAAGGAAGGCCGTGTACCTCGATCTAGTGAAGAATATTTCAACATGAGACATTCAAAAGCTAAAAATGTTGTAGAAAGGTGCTTTGGTGTGCTTAAAGGAAGTTGGGGAATCCTTCGGAGTCCTTCGTTTTATCCGATTCGCACTCAAGGTAGAATTGTAATGGCATGTTGCTTACTACATAATCTTATTCGAAGATACATGCCAAGTAGAAAAAAGactaatgatgatgatgaagatgatgatgatgatgatgatgatgatgatgatgatgatgatgatgatgatgatgatgatgatgcggAGGAGGAGGATTTCGAAGATGATCCTCGATATATTGAAGTTGTTAGAACAATTCAGACATCTCATTTTTGGACCAATTATAGAAATCAACTTGCTTTGGGGATGTACAATGAGTGgagaaatagaagttagaagtcaGGTAAATATCTGTTACTCATTCATACCTCTTATTGACTGCTCTGTTATTCTCTTATTCTCTTATTCTGATACACTAGATGGCACGCTTCATGTCTCTCTTATTCTCTTATTCTGCTATAAAGATTGTGTCTTTTCTTATTGCTTTCAATATGCACTATCTTAAACAGTGGTAAAACCAAGTGGTAAATAAGAAGGGTCCTCTCTGTCTTTAATTTATAGTTAGTACAAGATAATAATGTAGAATAATCTGACAGGATTATTTTCCTGGACTATAAAACACTTGGAAAAAATGACAGCGAAATAGAAATCCCAGTAAGAGCGTTCTTTTGTCGCAACTCTTCTATAGccttttgtaaaataaattataaataatttttcgtTTTAGAGAAAAAGTATTCCGATTCCCATTCCAATGTAAACCAAACAGCTTATGTTGGCACTCATTCCTATTCCAGCATGATCCAAACAACATCGGTAACCTCATTCCCAATCCCGTTTCCCCCCATTCCCATACCCTCCATTCTTACtccccattcccattcccatgTGCGATCCAAACACCCCCTTTAATTAAATGGATCAAAAATTTTTAACAACACAAATATTACTAGTCTCAGAAAAATTGTTCATGTTAAACTAAAACGCTAATTTTATACCCAACAAATTCATCCTATCATCTAAAAAGTGTTTTGAGAGAAACCCTACCAATGAGAGTTGGTCGTCATCTATAAATTTCATCC
Coding sequences:
- the LOC108221380 gene encoding protein ALP1-like codes for the protein MIIKFFVIFVPWYLMGITLLSESYFRKRTRDKMIHRLANLNSLIKDSDIGCINELRMNRSTFNVLCEMLRDIGDLRETKRTSLNETIAIFLYILAHHKKNRTIENYFVRSGETISRQFNRCLLAVLKLHVHLLKKPSPITEGCKDRRWKYFKNCLGALDGTYVSVQVPSKDRERYRTRKGHLAMNVLGVCSPDMQFIYVLPGWEGSTHDGCVLRDAISRPHGLRIPQGCYHLVDAGYANSDGFLAPYRGQRYHLNEWKEGRVPRSSEEYFNMRHSKAKNVVERCFGVLKGSWGILRSPSFYPIRTQGRIVMACCLLHNLIRRYMPSRKKTNDDDEDDDDDDDDDDDDDDDDDDDDDAEEEDFEDDPRYIEVVRTIQTSHFWTNYRNQLALGMYNEWRNRS